DNA from Centroberyx gerrardi isolate f3 chromosome 20, fCenGer3.hap1.cur.20231027, whole genome shotgun sequence:
ACCAAAATGCCATACTGACCATTTTAAACATGTGACACCTAATGCTTCTTTCATCAATTACATTCTGTTATCAAATtcagttttgtctttgtattgttCTGTTTATTTGCCTTGAGGTGAGATATTTTACAAGCCCCCAAGGTTTTTTAATCTCACCCGCACAAATTATCCATTGCATTTATTCAGAATCATAATGAATTTGTTTTAGGGATCTGCAGGGAAACCACCTGATGCATTTAAGTGTTGAAATGGTTGGTGGATTGCATATTTATGCAAATCTGTAATTAGTAAACAACTAATTTGTTAATTGATGTTCCtgtcaatccatccatccatctaggGATCCAGGTGTGTGCCTGTACAATATTTACTAACAAAACAATTAATCTGATGATTGATATTACGATTAATCCATTCATCCATGTAGGGATCTGCGGGGCAACAACCTGATATGTGACTGTAAGCTCAAGTGGTTGGTGGAGTGGATGCACCACACCAACGCCACGCTGGACCAGATCTACTGCAGCGGCCCGCCCATCCACCAGGGGAAGAAGATCAACGACCTGCTGCCACACTCTTTTGACTGCATCACAGCAGGTACCGTCCTCCcgtgtgcgtctgtctgtctgtctctctgtctgtctccagctctaactctctctcagtctctctctcctctcttgtctccttcCTGTCCTTATCAGCAACGTTATTAAATGAATCACATTGTGTTTATCTTGCGTGGCTGCCTGGCTGCCAGTGGAGagtcattctctctgtctctctgtcccctgcttttaaaatgtcatgTAATCATTCACTGTTTCTCAATGTGCGTGAGCATCTTGTTTAATTTAGACCTGTAGCCCTTGCATTCATATAGGAACTTCAGTAATGACTAGTGCAAATTGCTAATAAAACTCTCTGACAGACTCCTAACCAATTTACTGACCTGACTAGCTGgccagctgactgactgcttcTTGACTATTGCTTGGTAGTCAAGCAATAGTGATTGTATGGATGATTGATTTTCACACAGACTACACAACTGattttctgactgactgatttgttGACAGGCTCATTGGctgactgattggctgactgtgGTAAATTACAAGCAGTTTTAATACCCTGCAGAATGTTAAGCTCCTTAAATGTTGCTGCCTACCTGCTTTTCAACTCAGTGGTGATTTTTAGCTCATGGATGCTGCCTGTTGTTGCGTGTTGCAGCACTATTTGTAGCaactaaacaataataaacaataatctGTTTTGTGCATTAGAtggtttcccaccttttctatttcaATAAGATTTATGGGAAAATGCTGTTAGTAATGATAGTGATGGAATGTACAGCAGCAGCATAGCCCACTTTGAATTATAGCAGTGTTACTACTACAGGTTCATTAGGTTAATAAAAATCAAGTGGCTTAACGCTCTGTCTCGCACAGTGATAAATGTTGTTTCCATAgatgttttgtgattgattattttgttttaaagacTATGATAGCTTCCATAAAccatatacacatacacttaaaggataaggctggtgttttttaatgcattgcttaccgtcaacaaatcctaagaaaataacaaaatcaacaatgctcTACTCCCGTCACTTTCTGATATCCCACGtatcgtttttagccgtcaacccggaagtcattggccccaattgtaagctaaaaaccttgaaatacagctcacaaagacatagtttcaattttaaaaatcgctaactgttaccacgaaaagtcaggctgttgtagttattaccaaatcaaatgggaacaaattcttcattacgccggggactattttcggtgctacggaactactttcctgagatcgcaaagtgtttacagccggcttattaagttgtttgaggaaaaagtcggctggcccggtgtatcgcgatgatgaaatatgctgcccagagcaacggcatggctctttgacatgtttttaatcgtatttttaatacaatggagttctatggctgctgggacatggcttcattgggcaccggctacatggacgagacttgttggcaaaacaaattcattgctgattttgttattttcataggatttgacagtaagaaatgcattaaaaaacaccagccttatcctttaagtatacagtacatacatgcatactgtacacacacacacaaacacatacttgCACACAAATTGTACACACGAATGGGGAAATTACAAAAAGAAATGGACAAAACGATAACAAGTGACTAAGTCCTTATTATGTGATATTTTTCAGAGTTTGCCTCCTATCAGTCGCTGAAGTTTGAGTCGATCTCGGTGGAGTCCTTCACCTTTGGTAAAGAGCAGTATGTCGTGTTTGCCCAACCGTTTGCCGGGACCTGCAGCTTCCTGGAATGGGACCACGTTGAGATGAACTTCAGAACCTACGACACCATTGAGAGTGCGTTCAAAAgcagcacaaacaaaacaaaaatttcctacagcaacacaacaaactGCAATGATCAGCATTGTgttatttcactgtgtgtgcTATTTGCAGAATATATTATATGGAATacataaaaaagaatagaataatGTATGTGCTTTCCTCCTTTTCTATCTGGCCTTACATACTATTTCTCTTCaactttttctcttccctcctctacTATAGTGTGTAAGCCTGTGGTGTTTGGTGTTTGATAAACAGCTCTGTAATACTGTACTTTTCCTGcgtattctctttctctcttcctcctctcttctctcgtTCAGGCACCTCTACTGTGGTCTGCAAGCCCATGGTGATCGACAGCCTCCTCTTTGTCATCGTGGCCCAGTTGTTCGGGGGCTCGCACATTTACAAACGCGACACCTCCGCCAACAAGTTCATCAAGATCCAGGACATCGACATCCTGAAGATCCGCAAGCCCAACGACATCGAGACCTTCGTGATCGACGGAGAGTCTTTCTTTGTCATCGCCGACAGCTCCAAGGCTGGTTACTTCTACTATACTCCAATGTTCCCGTTATTATTCCACAGCACTTGAATCATTGatgagagcaaaaacaaattatatttCAGATGTACCAAAAGATTACAATGACCCTACTATGACCCTCTCTATTCTAGTTTGATGGCTATTTCACTTGAAGGCCATGGTTATCTTGCATGGTGAGAATAGTTGAGAAAAAAAGCAGCGTAACCGATGCTCACTGACTGCTGGTAGGCACTTTGCATTCAGCACATGCTGTCGGCCTGGCTGGTACCACAAACCCTCCACTCAACAGCACCACATGACCGCCAAAGTTGAATACACACTGTCTTATCtgatccaccatttgaaaagggTCCAATTGAAATAGTAAAGGGGgaatgttttaacttcagagCGAGTGGGTTGCATAACACTGTATGGTGGCTGCACTCAGGCACGCATACCACATACACATTGACACACGCTTTGACCCCATCTCTTAAAATTTGcaatgtgcttgttatttttTTGCCGTCATCTCATGatttctgtatgtatgtttgttgttttctgtaaagcacttcaCGATGAACCTGTTTGAATAAATTTGACTCAACCTGACATTTTACATGTGCTGTTCTTGCAGGCCGGCTCCACAACAGTGTACAAATGGAACGGCAATGGGTTCTACTCCCACCAGTCGCTCCACCCGTGGTACCGGGACACGGATGTGGAATATCTGGAGATCTCCAGCAAGCCCCACCTGATCTTGTCCAGTAGCTCCCAGAGGCCCGTGGTCTACCAGTGGAACAGGAGCCAGAAACAGTTTGACCGCAGGACTGACATACCGGAGATGGAGGACGTCTTCTCCGTCAAACACTTCCAGGTCAAAGGTGAGAGCTGCACCTGGAGTGGCAGTGTGTGTACCTAGGGTTTATTTTTGCAAGGACTGAAAAAGACATAGTGACATACTGCAAGCAATCGCCCATCATATTGTATCACAGTATTTAGCAGGTGTGTTTTCAGGAGCCATCACTGGAGCTGGATgataaaaactttatttatatagcactttcctaaacaaagttacaaagtgctttccataaaataaaagataagaaGAGTAACAGTTACAATAAAACTAAACAAGGgataaaaaaaagcaacaaaatgttgaataaaagAGGAAATAATGTTAaccataaaaccataaaacaaCCAATAAACCCATAAAACATGCATATGGGAGTTAGATGCCGATGCTCAGTGGTACTTCAGAAATACTGTGTACTGTCATTTTACTGtcaagattattattattattattattaattatataatTTATATCTATAGTATATTACAATACTAATATAAACTGGAGGCTTTGATACATGGTCAACATTTTAGGTGATGAAGATAGGCAATTTCAACAACATTTATGACCTACACtcgtttgttgttttctttttattatacTTTAGTTCCTTATTGCTCAGTATGTCAtccacattcattttgtaacATTTGCCAATCCTCATTCCTGTTGAAGGCGATATGAGGCAACGCCCATCTCCACTGCCACAAAAACCTGCCCATGAATCATCACTCTATTCTCTGGAAATGTTCTTTCTTTCAAGATGAGCTGTTCATCTGTTTGACGTCTGTTGGCAACTCTAGGCTAAATAACTGTAAACAATTAACCATAAATAATTTTTGAATCACGTCAACTGTTTCCTTGAGCTTTTCTATTTCAGACCCAGATTCAGTCTCTTATAAGACACTAAAGCTGAACAAATCTTTTTCCCTTTCCAAGGTGAGCTGTTCATCTGCCTGACAAGGTTCATCGGGGACTCCAAGGTGATGCGCTGGGATGGCGCCATGTTCAAGGAGGCCCAGACATTTCCTTCCCGCGGCTCCATGGTGTTTCAGCCAGTCTCCATCGGCAACTGGCAGTATGCCATCTTGGGCAGCGATTATTCACTGACGCAGGTCTACCAATGGGACACCAAGAGGGGCCAGTTTGTCCCATCACAGGAGTTGAATATCCAGGCGCCCCGAGCGTTCTCTCTGGTATCCATTGACGACCGGGAGTTCCTGCTCGCCTCCAGCTTCAAGGGGAAAACTCAGATATACGAGCACCTCATGATCGACTTGAGTAATTAAAACCACTGTCAATTTGGGACAAATCATGTATTTGAACTCCATTCAAATGCTCTTTTTCTGTGATTTATTGAACTTGTCAGGCCCAATAGAATCAACAGAATAAAGTCAAGTTTCCACATGCTATCTGACACCGCAGGCAGATTCAAGCAGAGGCTCAACCTATCTGAAAAGATTTTTCAAATACAGTTCAGCGCTTTTAGTGTGATGGGAACTAATGGGTCATGGCCGAACAGTCCAGGTTCAGTTGCTGAAATGCTTTCACTGATTGTGATCATTTCATTTAGTTTCAGCTGTACATTGAGTGTGAGGTTTCAGGGTGTTTTTCTACACAGCCCCTGATGCCTAACTTTAAGCAACCTGCTGCAACCTTGCATCTTGTTTCCTTCCTGTTTGGGAATGCCTTATTctccatttgaaaaacattttgccATTCAAATTGCGAATTGACGATCTTTCAGGTGAAAAAGCTCTAAAACCACTGATTTTGTCTCCTCTTATTGACTCAACTGTTTATAACCCCTGCAGTTCTACTTAATTAGACCTAAACAAGATGCCCTAAACAAGATGCTTTTGCTATTCAACACCCTAAAAAGAAGCagtaaaaatatttttaaatctcTTGTAGGAATTTGATAGGAAAGATTTACTTTCTTAGTGCTGATGACCATGGAATAAATAGCTAAATGGTGAATAGCCTATTTCATGAGGAAGAAGGGGTAAAGTGCATTCAGGCCGATGTGTATAAACTTATCTAAAAATCCCAAGAACAGAAAACACATCACATTTTATGAGACAGTTTTCTTTTATTAAACAAGTCAGATGTCATTACAAGTGATTATTCGGCATGGGCAAATTCTGATGTACCTATAAATGTGGCTGATTTATACAAGCTGTGATGCTGTTGGGCAGGTAAATTGTACTATTCCCTCAAATATTCCATAATATCTAATAACAAGGGGTGGTATGCCCTGTCATCCCCCATCAGACTGCTCCCTGAAGACAACAATCTTTGTTGTTGCCCGCTGATAGACACCTAATATAAGATGGGTGGGGTTGGCATATCTGACCTACTTACAGCTGACTGGTTCCATTCTGCGAGGCAAGATCAACCAGTCACAGAAATGTAGCTATGTGAATCCTTTGCAAACTGTAatctgatccaagtttgattaAAACAATGCAATACCAGCAATACTGTAGTGAACACTGTTGAACACTGTCGGAGGTGGAGGTGTTACAGCGATCAGGGCTTGAAAATAAACACTAGCCACCAActaaatgctggtaaaatgtgGCTGTTGCTGGTTAAGTATGTCAATTCTACTACTAGCCACTTTGGCAGCTAGCCAACCTGTGTTCAATCAGTCTTTCTCACCACTGTGACTAGTGACTAGTTGACAGAAAAGTAAGTTTCCTGCCCTGATTATGTCCATCAGTTTAGCAAGACTGTAGGCATGATACAGACACTCTCATAATAATAGTGTTGATTCCTGATGAATGACTTGCTAGAAGCGTCCCACTGTGTCGCCccggccctctctctctttcactgcacTCTTGCCCCTTTTCTCCCTCGGTGACAAAGCCATTGTTGTCTTTACTCTGCGACTAAAAGCCAACCACTGTGCAACACCTAGTACCTGTGCTTTCACACGTTCCACTTAGTCTGACATGGAGGAATTTTAAATTTATGATAACAATTAACAACTTCACTGACAACaatttgccaaataaaatgtttacgTTTTTACAATGTTGTGTAAAGTAATTTATATGATACTGCTTTTGTATGTAGAGGGGACCACACTCCAGTGTTTTATCTTTCATAGATATAGAATTTAGtttagatatttaaaaaaaaaaccttcaccTGCTAAAATGCTGTGTAACATGCTACTTCTGCAAAATAGTAGGTCTACTTGTGTCAGTCTAATTTAGTTGTAAGAATAGAGGATATAATAATCCATAGCTTTTTCTTTGTCATCTTGCTCATTGGATTTGATGTACAGTAGTAATAAAATGCTTAATAAAATGCTTAATCAGAGATGTATTTATTCTCAGTATTTTCTGCTTTACTTGTTGCTGCTGTTAATTCAGCAGCAAAAATCATGTCTTTCCACCTGTCACACAGTAGATCAGGATTGGGTCAGTTCTCATTCAGTTTACTCAAAtcaaaatgttaattaaaaatacaatttacatAGTAGAGTTTTATTCTAAATCATTCATTGATAGTTTGGATTGAAGAACACTGTTGTATCTCTATGTTGAAGAACCTTTAACCATGGTCTGTATCCCACCCTGAACCATGGCTACATGTTTATTGTGGCTGCAGTCTGTTCTTTACTTGTCTATACCCAAAGCACAtactttttggacacatgttggttttcgtATTTATCTCATAAAGATTTGTCCGGCTGAAAACATGGAGTAAAGtccacaaatttaaaaaaagtggCTACACTGAGTACCCTCCACTGCCTCCCTGCCTTCGTATAGATGGCATAAACGTTGGGCAATGTTTTGGTTGTCCAGCAGAGTTGTTCTGGGTTTAGTTCTGCCCCCCTGTGGGTAAAGTAATCAACGCATGGGAGTTTGTGTCCAGCCAACAAGGTTACACATTAACCGGTGCTTACTCTCTCACTCAGGGCTACTAAAGACGGCACTCTGTCCAAGGCATGCTGCCGCTCAGCCGTCACATCTTACCATGGGCGACTTCACCGACTGTAACCACTCAACAGACCAGCGGGTTTTATCCGTACAGGACGACATTACTGTAGTGTTCCACAAAGTTGGCAACCATGACGACGAcgacggcggcggcggcggcggcggctacTACGACGACGACGACAAGTGTGGTGGTGACGATGAACGGGCAGCGGAGAGGATTCATTTGCAAAGTAACAGTCATGTGTCGTGTGATAATGATGCTGAGGAGAAGGTGAGAGGGAGGACGAAATCACCGGATGGCAGCGAGAAGAAAACGCTATGCCCGCCGGCGTTTTGCCTAGGAGGAAACAAGCCCACAGCCCAAGGAGGAAGCGCACTTACAGGTAGCACGGCATTGTAACTGAAGCGGTAATGAAGCTGGGTCGCGCCATCGACCCTCCACATCGATGGCGGCAGTTAATGAACTTTGAGATGGGAAGGAGATAACGTTAGAGTAGCCTAGCAAAGTGATAAGCAGCCGGATAGCCAATGACCTCTTGCGTAGCCCCACGTTATACAACATGACGTAGGCTATCAGTGATAACACGTATAATGATGATGTAGTGGAGGGCAAACCCACATAAACTCactttacacacatttttattaacCAGTAGTAGAGTACAGTTAATACTGTCTTTTAGGCTGCCATACATCTTAATGACGTAAATCCATACTATACGTCATAAGTCGTATCAAACCACGTGGGTTACGTAAAGATGTGGTTTCATAAGGAATAAAAAAACGCATATTAATGctatttctgaaaatataattgattttatttgtgttgGTGGTGGTTTGCCCTGTGATGCTGGATGTCATAGTTTGCCTATCCACCTCTTTATTTACCAATATGTTACATTGCTGTTAATAACTATAATATGGGAAACATTTTAAACCCGCACAAGTTGTAGGCATATGTCTAATATAAACAACAAcccagtagctgtgtgtgtactATTTCCTAAAGACAGGCTACAGTAAGCCGGCTTAACATTTACATCATCCTTCAAGAGGATGGATGACTGTGCACTTTTACAGCACCAGGGGCCTACTTGTTGGCCATTAGGATATTAGAATTAGTTATAAGATCTAGTTATTAGGTTAAATCAGAACATTAGGCCTACAATGTTGATCTATGTTTATATTTAACAAGACATTATTAATTTTGCCTCTATTCATCTGTCAAAAAGAAAAGTTGAGTTTGGAATTGCAGAAGGCCTAAACCACAGGTGTAATGCTGTATAAGGAAGTAAGGCTTTATTTCTGATGGCAGTTACAGTAATGCTATTTTTATAAGTGGTTGTCATATACGATGTGAGGAAGAAATACTGAATTTGATGTAGACCCTTTTCTTAAAAATGGTAGGACTATGTAAACATATTCCCGCTCAACAACGGGCTtatcatagttttgttttttttctcacagattCTGACTAGACATTTTATTCCAATTCTAATTTGAATTTCAGTTTACTTTGTTTTCAGAAAGGGCTTACTAATATTCATTTATCAGGAATGGTcagttatttgtttatttttagtcaTTAGATTAAatctttttaactttttatgaACTAACAACCTTGCTCCACAAGTTATGCATCTCAGCGGAActgagaatgaaaatgaaaaaaaaccccacatcaTCCACTGGTGTTTTTCCTGTAATATGAAAGAGGGAAGTGGAAGTACCACTGAGCAATGCCATCTAATCTAATTGGGAAACAGAGGAAATTAGGAGGGATGACGTTCAGACATACATGTGTCTGCAGCCTGGCGCAAGGGTAAAAAATGAGCATAAAAAATGTTGAATGGAATAGCAAATTGAACAAACATTGAGGAGAAGCTGAAGGAAAGATGCCTGTGTGTGACCTCGGGTTGGAATTTAATCTGAGCAGGCACATTACAGTGCCAGAAGCAGGGTTTGCAAACACTACACCACTGTCTATTGTAGATCTTGTGTTTGCCGTTTTTGTAACTGAATTTTTACCCGGGCCACATGGAGTTCAGCAGCACACTCTTGGCTTCAGTGTCCCATCCTAAAGTTACTAGAACAACATGAGCACTGGAGTACAACAAAATGAGCATTGTGTTTTAAAACGATACTTAAAACGATACCTCGACAATCCATTTCTCTCTCGCTGCCTCTCCCtcactgtttctttctctctcgtctctaCTCTCTGCCTcgatctctttctcttcccttacccctccccctctcaccctgtctctctttccctaccGATTTTCCCTACActtccttctctatctctccgtcttcccccctccacccttccctcccttcctttccctcccctccctctccctaactctctctcggtctctgtgttttccttcagccccagagaagaagaagagatgtcCAGGCCTCGGTTTGTTCTACGGCCTCCTGTCTACAGTTTTCTTTTCCATCATTTCTCTCCTGGTGAAAACTATCCAGGGAGTCCATGCCGTAGAAATCAGCGCCATACGCTGCTTCTTCCAGATGCTCTTTGTCGTCCCCTTGCTCATCTATAACAAGTAAGTATGGTGGAGAAACTTAACCGTTTAGGCTTACAGATTTGGAGAATCTGTACTGTACAAACAGACTTGTGTAATTCAGgaattagcagtagtactagtgtTGTTACTGTGGGCGTCGTAGCATCGTAATAGTTGAATTTATCATCAGCTGTCAGTAGGTTTGAGAAACTGTGATTTAAAGTGAaaatcagtgacattttcagTTACTtaagtgtctttttttgtttctctccatcGCTGATTAATATAagacaacagtgattcaacctgtacccagttcatgaaagcttttacattttgtgttgtaaacattCGGTGTTGgctaggtctttcctgggaaaaatccccTGGGCACACAggcagtgatgtgttttatgcagcagcaacagcaggttgtttggaataaatagaagaagcactggtagttagcatgagcagcgatagccaccatggctgaacaggcaaagaaaagagcgccacctacagaaactcaaacgccatcaacagaaaatccaagaaaaaagaCTTTagtactggccacactgtttgCCAAGCAGCAGGAATAGTAGTAACATttgtagtagtatagtagttaTAATCTTGTAGTCTAGGCTATTGATGGTTACAAGTGAGTATGATTGAGAAACTGTATGTGTTAGCgttgtaaatgtatttataattgAAGATGATTTGGGGATTATGGCAACTTTAAGAAATGTATTCCATCAGCATGTTGTGGTTCTCTATGCATTGGGAAATACAGCTTTTCTTAATGGATaaagcatccatccatccatcaatccatccatccatccatcaatccatccatatctcacctccatgtcctcctccctctgctccattAATCTGTCACCACCAATCCACCTCTCCCACCCTCTTTTctgtcctccatccatccattcatcacTGTCCATTCATACAGTACCTaaatccattcatccatttatttaCTATCACTCTATCCCTTTCTTCATTCCTCCCTacctctgtccatccatccacttAGCCCTTCATTTATCCATCTATATCAATCCacatttctttccttcctccatccacCCATTGATCCagccatctatccatccatcaatcaatcatccctccaccctctctgcccctcccttttctctcatcCATCCCTTTCTAACTCCCTTtgttcctccctctgtctctccatccatccatgcatccatccatccatccatccatccatccatccatcctcatatctcttctcctccagaaCAGGTTTCCTTGGTCCCAGGGATAAGCGTGTATATCTGGTGCTTCGGGGATTCCTCGGTTCCAATGCCATGATCCTCCTCTACTATGCTGTTCAACAGATGCCGCTAGCAGATGCCACTGTCATCATGTTCAGGTGAGAGTGATGTTTCTTAAACTAAGGGCTGGGACCCAAATTGAGTCACAGGTAGGGCTTACTTGACAGGGGGCTTACGTTTAAGCTGTCAACACATGACATACAAATCATCTCTGCTATTGCTAAAATCAAAAAGCAACATGTATTTGCGATTAGagcaaaaaaaagcattttaatgTTGTATTGTACAACTTTAGAAACTTGGACACACACAATATTAACATCTCTATCTTTCAGTGCTTTGTATGTCAAACGAAGCTGTATCCAGCGCAAAGTGGTTTTGCAGGTGATCATGTGTTGACAACTTAACACTACACTAACAAGTAACTAGAAATAGATTCTGCAACCCCCTTGAATTgtacagattttctttttttctttcatctcaccctctcttctccctaATCTCTCACTCGCTCCTACGtcttcctcgtctctctctcccatattcTTTCTCAATAACTCATTCATTTTACTTTCTCCCTCACACCCCCACTTCTTTTCCATTCTctttcactccatctctcttttttctctccctttccatcTACCTCATTCATGTTCTCCCTCATCTTGTTCTCTCATCCTCCAtcctttatttatttcactttccCCTCTACTTTTTCACTGTTGCTCTCAtgttctcacctctctctctcgctttctctcaaTCCCTTCCCTCTATTGTCCACCTCCCTTCCCCCCTTCAGTAACCCAGTCTTTACATCTCTGCTGGCCTGGATCTTCCTGAAGGAGAAGTGTACCATCTGGGACTGCGTCTTCACCGTTTTTACCATCACCGGAGTCATCCTCATCGCCCGACCGCCCTTCCTCTTTGGCGAGCGTCTCCATGGCATTGAGGGCAACTACAATAAACACATCAAGGGGACTATTGCTGCCTTCGCAGGTCATACGAATAATAAACTCTCTTTATATAGAAACAATTTTCCCAAGTTCTTTACACCACATTCTGAGCTCCAGTATCTGTCACTCTAACaggcaactttacattttgcattataTGAAAAACTGCTTTTCTGCTTGCTTCCAAAATTTGTACACTACACCACCAAAACAAGGTACACAAAAGttcaattttttttcctgatcAGTTAAACGACATGACCACATTTAGCATAAGGATAAGCAGAAAAATGGTTATAACATGGTGTGCCCAATCTTCACAAATCTTCAAACTCAAAAGGCCAGATGTCCCACGCCATGGGTTACATTGTCATAaaatttctttcctttttaaacattttttttatcctgtcTCCTATCTAAACCTGTCACCTAGTGGTTAGAATGTCTGCCTAACAATAACAACATAGGTCAGTTAGAGCAGTTTGTCCACCAAACTTCATACATAAGCTAAATGCCCTCAGTTTGTCCACCAGTTTGGCATTGAATAGGTTGTCATGGGAAATCATTTCTTGAATCTGTATTCAGATTGTACGCTATTAGACTTTGGCTCcttgatacatttttatttaacaaTGTCAAACTTACAGATGATTTAAATTCTCAAAGATGTTAATGCACTCCATCCTCTGCTCCTGTTTCTTCTGCTTGCTCTTTGCGCTTGAACCCTTACAAGTCATGGTTTACAGCTATATTATCCAAAGTCATTAGTTTTACATATAGTTACCATCTAATTGTCATTAATAAAATTGTTTGGAACCATACCATTTGGTACCTTACTGTGTTGGCATGTCAGTCAGCTTCTGGTGGGAGAAGTCAGACCTGCAGAAAACCGGTAATTGACATTCTTTCCAGCCTTGCTTTGTGATCCATACATGGGGTTCACCTGCTCCTGGTGTCAAAAtgtattctgtgtttttttctctttttcaaggtGCCTCTACAATGGCTGCATGTgcctgtatttttgtttttgttttgggtgTAAAGATGTAAAGTGCACCAAATGTGTGGAAATGGAG
Protein-coding regions in this window:
- the lgi1b gene encoding leucine-rich glioma-inactivated protein 1b isoform X1, which translates into the protein MGHPDRAVRGWRGWKGWTALVWLAAVSLVLAEGRRVRQPRCPAGCTCTKDNALCENVRSVPHAFPSDVVSLSFVKSGFNEITGGSFVHTPALQLLLFTANSLDLIDEDAFQGLPHLEYLFIENNKIASISPYAFRGLKALIHLSLAYNNLETLPKDVFKGMDALTKVDLRGNNLICDCKLKWLVEWMHHTNATLDQIYCSGPPIHQGKKINDLLPHSFDCITAEFASYQSLKFESISVESFTFGKEQYVVFAQPFAGTCSFLEWDHVEMNFRTYDTIESTSTVVCKPMVIDSLLFVIVAQLFGGSHIYKRDTSANKFIKIQDIDILKIRKPNDIETFVIDGESFFVIADSSKAGSTTVYKWNGNGFYSHQSLHPWYRDTDVEYLEISSKPHLILSSSSQRPVVYQWNRSQKQFDRRTDIPEMEDVFSVKHFQVKGELFICLTRFIGDSKVMRWDGAMFKEAQTFPSRGSMVFQPVSIGNWQYAILGSDYSLTQVYQWDTKRGQFVPSQELNIQAPRAFSLVSIDDREFLLASSFKGKTQIYEHLMIDLSN
- the lgi1b gene encoding leucine-rich glioma-inactivated protein 1b isoform X2; the encoded protein is MGHPDRAVRGWRGWKGWTALVWLAAVSLVLAEGRRVRQPRCPAGCTCTKDNALCENVRSVPHAFPSDVVSLSFVKSGFNEITGGSFVHTPALHLFTANSLDLIDEDAFQGLPHLEYLFIENNKIASISPYAFRGLKALIHLSLAYNNLETLPKDVFKGMDALTKVDLRGNNLICDCKLKWLVEWMHHTNATLDQIYCSGPPIHQGKKINDLLPHSFDCITAEFASYQSLKFESISVESFTFGKEQYVVFAQPFAGTCSFLEWDHVEMNFRTYDTIESTSTVVCKPMVIDSLLFVIVAQLFGGSHIYKRDTSANKFIKIQDIDILKIRKPNDIETFVIDGESFFVIADSSKAGSTTVYKWNGNGFYSHQSLHPWYRDTDVEYLEISSKPHLILSSSSQRPVVYQWNRSQKQFDRRTDIPEMEDVFSVKHFQVKGELFICLTRFIGDSKVMRWDGAMFKEAQTFPSRGSMVFQPVSIGNWQYAILGSDYSLTQVYQWDTKRGQFVPSQELNIQAPRAFSLVSIDDREFLLASSFKGKTQIYEHLMIDLSN
- the lgi1b gene encoding leucine-rich glioma-inactivated protein 1b isoform X3 — protein: MGHPDRAVRGWRGWKGWTALVWLAAVSLVLAEGRRVRQPRCPAGCTCTKDNALCENVRSVPHAFPSDVVSLLFTANSLDLIDEDAFQGLPHLEYLFIENNKIASISPYAFRGLKALIHLSLAYNNLETLPKDVFKGMDALTKVDLRGNNLICDCKLKWLVEWMHHTNATLDQIYCSGPPIHQGKKINDLLPHSFDCITAEFASYQSLKFESISVESFTFGKEQYVVFAQPFAGTCSFLEWDHVEMNFRTYDTIESTSTVVCKPMVIDSLLFVIVAQLFGGSHIYKRDTSANKFIKIQDIDILKIRKPNDIETFVIDGESFFVIADSSKAGSTTVYKWNGNGFYSHQSLHPWYRDTDVEYLEISSKPHLILSSSSQRPVVYQWNRSQKQFDRRTDIPEMEDVFSVKHFQVKGELFICLTRFIGDSKVMRWDGAMFKEAQTFPSRGSMVFQPVSIGNWQYAILGSDYSLTQVYQWDTKRGQFVPSQELNIQAPRAFSLVSIDDREFLLASSFKGKTQIYEHLMIDLSN